ATTGCAAAAATGACACGAAAATAAGCAAATGTTTCTATTatgggttaactatccctttaagaccccGACTCACAAACCCGTGTctctgtttattatttaaaacaggaTAAATAATGTATGATGTAAGCAGTATATTCATCAGTGTACTGCTGAGAATCTCCAGCGTCATCACAAACCGCTCATAAAGATCATTGCAGGGATCATGTGTGATGCCTTTGAGCTTTATGGGGAACACACagcaaataaacagtgttttgacTGCAGGCAATTACTGAAGCGCAGGACGCCTCGGTCATGATCAAACACTCCCAAGAAGGCTTTTGAAATCATATTTATCAGAAGTGTGTGCTTTGAATCAAGGTCAgtgcttaaaggcatagttcacccaaaatgaaaattcgtGTATCATTTACTAATGGTCGAAGTCAAGGTTTAAAAATGAGTGGGATCTAATGATGAATGTTTAACTTTAGTATGTAATGGTTAGCTAACTACTGAACCTAATGAAACGGCATAGACTTTAGATATGCTGGAATGTTTCCAGTctgtttaacttatttttattctcttttcttcatctttgttaatatttttgtttatatctgtaatttatgtttgttttatctaTGTAAGTTGTTTTAATCTTTGTAAATTGTTTGTATGAAGGTTTTAACAGCATTTGGCATTGGATATTTCGTACAGATACTGTAATATCTCATGATCATTGCTAACAATGAAATTGCTAACCCCAAATGTCATCTTCCCTCTTCATCAATAGCCTAATTACTTTAGCACAATGTGATGGTTACAATATCTTGATCTGGCACTTTACTTATAAATATAATGCTGTAACTAAATATAAAGCAAATAGCTTGTGCGTTCTTTTTGTATTGCCTGATATGTTTCTAACGCACcagaccagtgaatccagctcatgtAATCTTTATccttttcttggctgctgcatggagggcgccatcgCGACCGCGTCCAGGTAGAATGTTTAGACCTTCCGTTTACAGCCTTTACAACAGGTAATTTGTGCTCTGAAATGGGTTtgaatagcgttttgagtggattacggagtgtttttgtgacacacaactttgaaaatgtgtgttaaagccgttataatctgtcagatgtggttcaagcgcaagagaaaaacgttctcctagttcaagtgtctgctgtcagaaatacaatgtgtgtttgtgttagcttAGTGGCTCTTTAatttgcaatttacaaaaatgaccaataaagtctgttactgatactctgctggctgatttgctgaTCATTCTAATCGCGAGCCATTTATGTTTCATTTCGTGTGTTGTATTcaccacggtttgtgtttttctgtcatttcaaaatgtcactttattttcactttgtcacacttattaaatcagtgtgtcagtgggacagtaggctacgtgtgtgtgtcaaatattttggtgaattacatttgtttgggttggttatatatttgaaagaaagaaaactgttgactttagcgatgacgaggcttcatttaaacagcagaagatgccgtTTGACAAcaaggggaaaatgcctcacagcagttgttttccatcctattagatcacattttttaaatgatcagtccagtaggtggcgctgatcgacaacagtatcagtttaaagatgataaaagcgaataaaatagattaaaactatcatttcaaagctgttcaaatgtgactgtttatacgaaTCAGCTGCTGactggaagttcttagcattctccttgtgcgtacacgcaaagcataatgggtattTTGCGTTGTAAGAAAAGTTCTATAATCAGTAGTATAATCAATGTAGCAATTGTGTATTGTATTGGAAGAAAACAACACATTATTTTCCCCCAGCATTTTGAAATGAGGCAACACAGAGATGCCAAAACTATACTGGATATCCGAggtacatttattaatatatttcaatTTGCTAGCCTGGCTTACTTCTGTGTAAGTTTTTATCGTTCCCTCCCATAGTCTTGTTTCCAAGATagtcaatatctttaaataatatttgagcaGATGGCTTAACATCAAgtagtgtttttttaacaatgtaatgtTGCCTGTAGTGTTATTTGTGTGAGCTCTTCATATTTCAATGGATTCTGACTagctgttttattatttattatctgaaaaCGAAACCTTTTGAAAGTAATCCCAACAACTTTGTTTTCTCTACATCTTTATCATTATAGCTGTTCTCTGAAGTCTGCTATCCTTTTACACTCAGGACAATTTTTAGAATGATGTCTTTATCATTATCATGTAATCTTTATAATCAGTGAATGTAGCGATCGCATATTGTAAtggaagaaaacaaacaaattattttaccccagcatttttaaaagagATAACACACAGATGCCAAAACTATACTGGATACCTGAGgtacttttacttttatatttcaaTTTGTTAGCctggctgcacagtggcgcagtgggtagcacaatcacctcaccaagaacgtcgctggttcgagcttcgactgggtcagttggccgaaaataaaatgagggaatgaatgaatgaatttgctaAGATTTGCCTGGCTTACTTCCGTATGAATTATATATTACCTCCCATTGTATAACAACTGTTTCAAGATCATTAAGTCattatctttaaatatatttgaacCGAGGGCTTAAAATTAAGTAGTGTGCTTTTCCACAGTGTAGTTTGTTGCTTTAAATTGTGTGAGCCCTTTATTTTCAATGGATTCAGAATTGTTTCTTGATCTTTATTGTTATACCTGTTGTCTGAACTCTGCTTTCATTTTacattcagaatttttttatcatttcttttATAGTTAAGATGCTTGGTGTGAACGTCCCTTTACTCAACTTCTATTTGGTCCAAACCAAAGTTTTTAGGTTATGgtgagtaaattgtaatttttcgatgaactatccatttaattaaACGTTTTACACCTTTAGTTAATGAAAGATAACGATCTTTTATTTCTGGCTTTTGCTTTTCTATTTGCATTACCTGCTTGTAACCAGCAGGTATCCTCAGTGTGCCATGTTTCTAtcacatctgaccagtgaatctaGCTCATGTAATCTTCTAGTGAATGTCGAAATCATCTAGTgtagtgtaattaaaaaaaacaagacaaattatTTTCCCCTGCGTTTTAAAAGGAGGTAACACACAGATGCCAAAATATACTGGATACCTGgggtacttttatttttaaacttcagTTTGCTAGCCTGTCTTACTTACGTGTAATTTTTTTACCTTTCCCTCCCACAGTATACCTAATTGTTTTCAAGATAGTTACTGCCtctaaagagcccctattgtgggttGAAAATGacattccatgtagtgtgtaacacagctctaagtgaagtgaaatatccagctaaggcttaaatctgaaagtagaCAGTTtgtaaaactattgattcatctaaaaaagagtcgactcatagtggttagaatgaatcgtcttctaaacacaagccccgcccaattgttgcgcgctcaaacccgggaaaatttaaacctgcgccccgcccactaacccagcagcaaatacaaacagatcctgaagtcatcAAGAGTCACGTAGACGCTGTGCttacctggatattattggaagtgtgagggaaatgggtgattcattcatttgctcaaggaaggatcagaaaagactactgatgtatgagacttgtgagatgaatggatagataataCACCAGGGGTGCATGCAAAataaggccagtttattaggcacaaagGCAGCCTGCTGCAGCTGAGGAGGAGCTCTGGCTGGGCATGTGATCTCTGGGCAAAGCAGAGTACAGGTAAACCCTGAGAACATATAACACTTCACGCAAGAGGTACCACAGCAATGATTGCAAATGAAAAATGATCTAAGTTACAGCTGAGAAGGGAGAAAAGCTCCAAATGAAAGATAATCAATAAAATCAGACCTGGCCCACGacacatttcataagtgtaagtaaatggctTGTCTTCTTGTTTTCTCTAGTTTGGAAATGAtgtaaattgtgttttgttacttttaACCTCTTGTACTgcatcaggttaactctttatattctcatatcgcgtctaatgccACATTGAAAACACGCGTGcagctttgtttacggatttaaatgcgtttgtgagctcttATTCCACTGCctgtttgttgttgctatggtcaccgtcagctgttcctacacacgtgcagcggtcaaggttcagaatagtttagcttttgctgctgtgtggattaatactgaatgtgtgtcatagttaagaatggagcaatatgctggtgtttaactacactgcttttggtggtaaggtgtctgcataacactgttgagtaagttttactatgaagcgtgtttcgggCATCCActgcgatcggatcctataccaatgttggcgaaCCGGGGGcttgaatttaaaaataaattcatattataagaccatgaaagtgttttttgaccatgcatgcatatcagtatgttgttggagacccatataaccaaaatatgaccctttttaatgtttaatatgggctctttaaatagtaGCTTGAAATTGCGTGAGCcctttatattttaatgaattctgacTAGCTATCAGTGTTTTATCATTAATTAGCTGAAAACCTTCTGAAAGTAATCCCAACAATATTGTTTCTATACATCTTTATCGTTATAGCTGTCCAATCCTTTTACATTCAGAACAGCGTTATGTTTCTAGctcatctgaccagtgaatccagctcgtgtaatctTCTAATAAATGTAGCGATCGTGTAGCGTATAGtggaacaaaaacaacacatttttaaaggagGTAACACGCAGATGCCAAAACTAACTGCatctgagttttttttatttttatacctcAGTTAATTAGCTTGGCTTATTTCCATGTAAATATGTATCATTCCCTACCATAGCTTAACCAATTGTTTTCAAGATagtgattatttttaaataacagtgTGCTTTTCCACAGGtattgttttacattcagaacAATTTTTAGAATGATGTCTTTATAGTTATCTTTATAGTTATCATGTTTGGTGTGAACGACACTTTACTCAACCTCTATTTGCTCCAAACCTCTTTCGTTTTTTGTTTATGGtaagtaaattgtcatttatgGATGAACTATCCATTTGATAGAACGTTTTACATTTTAGTGTagtaaaatattgaacacattatcAATATTTGCCTTAGAAAATCACAGAAAAATGGGGACTAAGGACTAATGAATGACTTTCTGACAGCATCTGGTGGCAGCAGAACTTATATTCAACCTCCTGATGACAGCTCGATCACAGAAAAGCACTTAAGTGTTTGAAGAAAGTGTATTGGTGATGAGAGAGTGCTCTTTTATCGGCCTTTTAGAGAGAGGTGTTTTTGGCAATTGCAGTTCAGTGTTGCATAGCGAGGCATGACTAGATTCTGTCAACATCATGGCCCATTTTAGACATCAAAGATTCACAGTGTGGATTAAATTAGCCTAGTTAACTTATGCACTGAACTAGTTTCTAGCCCTGTTTATTGTGTAATGTCCTTACATAACTTTTAAGCTGAATTACACTGAGGTATTTGATCTTCATTACAATTCCTTTcttaaatttcacattttaaaatgtttgattgTCAGTCTATAAAGGATTGATTGAGAATCAGAGCCATTCCATCAGGTACTGATTTTTCCCACACCTATGAAGTTGATTTGGATTTTCTTAAACGTTACAGatgttgattttaatttattttaaagtctaaTTGAATCCAATAATATATTTGAGACATAGGTAATTGTCACAGAAGGGACAGTTAAAGTGCATTTAATTTATAAAGTGATACTTCTGCTCTCCAAAAAAAGAGAATAATGTTTATATGGAATCTCTCAGACATTGTTTTCTGACTTTTTATGACATGAaagtattttgtaaattgatAAAGCTGCTGATTTCCAGTTAATGCACGAATACGTACAAGTCTTATCCCAAGAGATAGAAGAAATAGGATTttcttcatttttcattcattttcactcaATCTCTTTCATTTCCCATTTTTGCAAAGTCATCACTTTGGTCTTccaatcatatacagttgaaggcaaaattattagccctcagagcagctgttagcagcgttagctccctgaatcagacagaaatgaagagcgtacagctcacgcctgctctctaaaataaaatctgacaagtgtctttcacagaTATTCGGAATAagtatgtgtaagtaatataaacgTTCTCATATGTTTTGTGAGCTTGTTATTTAAGATGTAGAATGCACGGAAAGCAGCCACATAGAGAAACACACATAAGAGACACTGCACGCGCTGCTGAAGACTGTGGCTGttcacagcagtttgactgaaaaATATGAATTAGTAGCtcaattgttagcggtgccaagcatcatttccagttgtttacatccttgtttacgtccttgctacaacataccgttaacgctgtagttgatgaattttaaaaaataaaatacttacaggttgtggctcacaatctacAGCTTCATCGGTTGGagtttagccgaatccagcactgaactgagagagattctggaagttgtccttgtcaaatgctagagctatacatatatattataattctctggaacataattacaattaaactgtaagcacttctctctttgtgtcgtgtcctttggaagcccaaatacagaaacagaacaagctctgtggaaatagcagcgttgggactgcattttagctttcactgctttaacattacagtgcctctggccacgttcctttgctgcgcagggtgtgtgcgCAAGGTGAATGCATGTAACCGGAAGCCCTTGTGAACTTACTAGCCCgggtgtatttttttgtagtccccaaagtttgttcgctgtaggctttgctaactctgtaaaagccaatgtctccctttgcattgaactttgagcgtcttacattcagagatgctgtttatgttcacacagctacattacatatTAACTAAAGCGATtgcattttcatagtatttcctttttttttttttttcttctggaaatttgtttttatttttggtttggcTGGAACAAATGCAGTTCATAATTGATTTAAAGGGAtttttaaggccaatattattgaaattattatttttcgattggctacagaacaaaccacttatccaataacttgcctaattacagtttttatttttatttgctttgacctTGTTAAAGAAACAAGGATCCATTCCATTTTCCTCATCACTATCCCAGCAGAGCAGAGGACATGTAAACCCTTACTCGTTGGATTGACACATTttccccaacatttttcaaaacagttaacacaGATGTCATTGAAGCAGTCCAAACCCCATTGTTTTAGCTATGGTAACCAAAAAGAAACCATCTATTCCTAACTATTAGAAACTTTCAAGATTAGCATGAAATCTCTACAGCACCGGTTTGACACTCCTTCACACAAATCTTCAATTACCAATCAGTCTGCAAACCTCATAAAAAAGGGTGGTAGGTCTATATTGGTCTTTGCCAGCATGGATGGAGGAGGCCAATAGTGGCTGTCTTATACAGCTTATAGATATTCCTTTATTTTGCTTTACATGTGTTTGCtgcaatattaacagtatttaattatgttctttttgtttagttttttttaacagtatttcagttttcagccGCAGTTTGAAAAAATGTCATGGAATCAATAAAATTTCAATCAAAGCATTTCTTATTCTGGATCCAATTCTTTGTAAAAAGGAAAATTTGGCACAGCCTACATCGAAAGACAAGGCAAATTTtgcttttgttgcatgttttaaatgttttggcaCAGTTAGAGCCTTTTGCAAGCAAAATATGCCATTTTGACCATGAGTGCCGCTGTTTAGGCCTGTGttttaactgttttgaaaatgtggagtTTCAGTTGATGACTGCATCAAAGCAATCTAGAGAAACtgtaacctaacttgcctagttatccTTCGAATTCAAGAAAAGCGCGATGATTGTTCTTGGAGTGTTTCGGTCACGACGTTCCTGTAGGCGGTGAGCTTTTTCAATGACTATCGGACTGGAAAAGGAGCTCTGTCCCAGTACTTCAGGTAGCCATCTTTCAAGAAATCCCGTCGCATCCCCTCCACCCCCTCTGGTAGACCGGTAAGACGCACGTTATTGCGACGACTTCGATTTTCCTGATCTTCCAGTTTAGCTCCTATAAGTTTCACCTGTTGCTGGAGATTGTCTATAGTATTTTGCACCACGGTCATCCGATCTTCTGTGTCGCTGATGCGCTGTTCGGCCGTGGTTAATCTGTTTGAAAAGTCTTTGACCTCTTGTTTTACCTCCTGTATGGCTGAGAAGATCTCCGTAAATTTGATTGAGAAGTTTTCTCTCATACTTGCGATTGCATCCATAATGGGGCTCTCTTGGTTTTTATCGATGTTTGCGTTGGTTTCTTTAGCTTCGAATGTTGCGCTAGCCTGGCCAATGGCGGACTCGGCCTCATCTTGATCTTCCGTGTTTCTTCTTTGCAGTTCGCGATGACATTTTATCTTGGAGTTATTTAACGTTACAGTGGTTTGTTGGTTATATTTTCGTTCAGTTTGTGGCTGTTTAAAAGTGAATTTCTCAAATGTTGCAGGAGCGTGAATAGGTACGCCCGGTCAATGCACCGCCATGTTCGTctccctaacttgcctagttaacataattaatctagttaagcctttaaagcttgcacattatactatatattgcaaaatgcgtagtaaaatattatatactgtcatcatggcaaaaacaaaaaaaattagttataataaattagttatgaaaaatatggttaaaaatgcacagaaaaaatctcttgttaaacagcacttgggaaatatttgaaagtggattaaaatttcacaggagggccaataatttgGCTTTCAACTGTGTATTTATATTATCGACATATACATTGAGACTATGTGTCATTTATTGCAGCAAGCCAAGCAGAACAAAAGATAAAGCAGCACCTCCTACTGTGAGTTCGGCTAGTTTATCAGGTAGGTCGGCGGCTCCAGGACCAGCCGTGGAACCTAGAATGTCTGGCAATGCATTCCTCCGGCCAGTCCTGCCCGTGGCTGCAAAGTCAGAGACAACAGGTCCACATCAGTCATCTCTGGTGGTCTTCATAGCATCATCTGAAAcaaaccagacaaaacacaatCGCTCAGTCACGGGCTTATGAGGATTAAAGCAGATTAGTGTTTACAGTTCAGCAGCAGTTCTACACAATATATAATAGACAAGACCTCGAACGGTTAATAAACTCCAAGATTAAAGACAtcgttcacccagaaatgtcagtTTATTCGCCTCAAATGCTTCCAAACCTTGAACTTTGAAagggtgttgtgggtggttgctatgtggtttctATTCTGAGTGATTTACAGTAGCTCATTGCAATGGGGATCCTATAGTACTACAGCagtttataataaatactgtatagaGTTTTTGGATCATACTATAGTACTGTACTTGGATTAATCTGTTGGTTATGGTAATTCTATAAATGCTATAGTAACATGACATCTATTAATCTAAACAAATCACCCAAATACAGGTGTTTTCAACTATTAGACTACAGTACACCACAGTTTACaatagtaaaaactaaagcatactatagtatttattacagtttattagttcactatggttacagtttttctcagtggctttggtgcgtttttcacaacactatttacatttgcacaacagttcatgcatttatCAAAACAATTAGTGCAAACTGTGAAACCTAGTTGATAagctgcaaaagcgtgtcacttgctcaaaatggagagctcattcctcaaaagcaagtattgatgtcaatgaaagtgtcagtgtcatcaagatgaaaagtcctgacaccattgtttatgaacaagatagtcaaatggctttgtcatgttttcattatgacagtttactctgtacatttattccaatgcaaaaaaaaaaaagtcagattttggtgacacttcctgaaaatgctcaagaaaGCACTAGATACTATTTACACagtcatttgaaaactacagaaAAGTTAGatatcactgcatttagtgaggtatctgagtacaagacactgaatatgtatgtttcacattttactGCATTTCTTTGCAACTCTaaattattcacagcattgtgcaaagaATAAACACATCcttattcacaacaaacataaagtcctttgggtagagctgtgcacactgtaaacaatattgcagcacatattggaactgaaccaacAACATACACAGGCCTGTAAATCATTcgtgaaattgttcaatttagaagacattttcaggaaaaaaagatgtacatttttatacaatttgcttgacagattttgacaactagtttttatgttttagaaataaaaatcgggttgatgttagaactcaacgtcaggccaacgtcaatgtccaacatctaaCCTAAATTAACCAATAtcacgtctaatgatgttacggcttgatgttgtgtggacgctatcaggcgttggattttggttgccatacctgacgaataaatgtcagtattagaCGTCAACGTTGTTCaaaatgttggctcgacgttggattttggttactttctaactcaacctaaaataaaccaaatatcaacgtcatttgaagttgttattagacattaaaataacattgtccttggacactgactagacattgaatttggtcacctgacataacaacctaaatctaacttaatattaacatcttatgatgttgtgtgcctgctgggcaataactaaatacactacagaatgttacgtttacacacatccacaaattacatgtaaacgcatcaactttttacagtgtaatactcattactcttgagtacttttgaaaaggcaactttttactcttactttgagtaatattggtaacagatacttttactctacttgcgctACCTTTTTAGgcagtaatggtacttttacttaagtatgatttttcagtctTCCACCACTGCATGACGGTGACATCTTTgcattaaaatgacataactgagtgaatgacaatTAACTCTATGGTTGTTGTTTCTAAATACCAAGTACCAAATACCAAAGTTCAGACTTGTGTCCTTGGATGTGAGGACACAGAGGATGTGAGCACACAAGTCGGGTACTTCTTCAAATGCTAcagcagtgtactttataacgtcacttACCTCACTATGGATTCATCGGTTCACTGTACAGTAATTATGAATTATGTCATGACAGTTGAGTCTAAGTCAgagattataaaggtttcatgacagtcttatgaacaccactTTCAAGTAgaacagtgtttttcaaccacaatcctggaggaccaccagctctgcatacCAGGTctacttaaccaaacacacctgattcaaatcatcagctcattagcagagactcaaagacctgtaatgggagtgacagacaaaggagacatcaaaACATGCggtgttggtggtccttcagaAACGTGTTTGAGAAACACTGAGTAGAGTGTTCCCAATtaatctttaaatataaaatgttccCTGATTAGAGTTGATCAAGttaaaaatgtttcaaatcaAGTATCTCCCTCAGTATTGTATCATCAGCTCAATCCTTCTGTCTTTTGTCAATACACTGCGAGTAGCTCTCTCTATCCAAATAGTGTACAGCACAAACCTGAATTGTCTTGCAGACACCCTCACATCTTGCACTTGTGTTGTAGCTTACCATAAAATTGCTAAAATACTTGTCAAAGGCCTTGCTTTGTGGCTTTTCAAACCTAAGTGCGAGTTCCTGCAAGCTGCGTGGCTGAATGTCATCGATACCAAACGCCTCAGTCATTGTGTATTCCAGCTTCCACTCAGACCTTTGCTCCAAGTTTGCTTCAGAGATTTAGATAGAACTGCCAAATATCCTTTGgaggaaaaagagagagagagtggtgaTGGGAAGAGATGCGATGGAAGAGCCAACACGCTTTGAGCTGACACCTTGATTAAAACACAGCATGTAATTAGACCTGACAGCATCATTAATCATTCAGAAGCAGGAGTCGCTCGAAGAAGAGAGACTAAGACCTTACACACAAAAGACACTTtctcatttgtttaaattaagccaaACAAGTCATGCTGCTCATAATGTCAGAATTAAAAGACGCCATTTTTAGACAAGGTGGGAACAGGATTTCTGTGGGATTTTAAAAAGTCTACAATTTATAAAATGTGTGAGTTGTTGTATTACAGATGTTTTTTTCATGTAATACAgcaaaacaattcaattcattccttcattttccttcagcttagtccctgatttatcaagggtcgccacagtggaatgaaccgccaaatattccggcttatgttttatgcagcggatgccctttcagctccaACCCAGTACAAGACAACACTCATACATgctcacattcactcacacactgcggcaaatttagctcatccaattcacctatactgcatgtctttggactgtggaagaaaccagagcacccggaggaaacccaagccatgcaatcacatgcaaacacagaaatgtcaactggcccagccgggactggaaccagcgaccttttttatatgaggtgacagtgctaaccactgagccaccgtgccacccattaattcaattcaattaaatataagtttatttttatagcaggTTTACAAAAGGTTCACATTATTACATTACTTGTATAATAATTacaactaatagcttttaacagtttaaagtgttatatataaaatacagtacttaacctgcagttatttaatatatgggtgatgtttacagtatgtgtaatgttcaatgaagtgtaatACTGAAACAAACTACTGTGTTGTAGTaacaacattgtttaaaaataacttaGATTATGATCCTTTGAATTTCTATGGAGAAAATGGTCATGACAAATTTATCCATTAGAATTGCTACATTAGAAAAACTAAAAATGTgaaccaattaaattaaaaaatatgtttcactttattttttgtatCAGCGCAAAAAcaggtttaattaattaaatattagaaAATTATTACAAGGTTATTTTAGCCCCTGCAGATGCTGTACAgtataaatgcttatttttaattaaaaaaacatgtgaGAATTATTTTAAAGTGCCTCAAAAATCACAGGTTTTAATAAgtaaattccattaaaaacagtcaaaaaccacatacagttgaagttaaaattatgaaCCCTccggtgattttttttttttctttttcaaatatttcctatattttttcttctgcagaaagtcttatttattttattttgtctggaataaaagcagttttaaatttgtttaaaaccattttag
Above is a genomic segment from Danio aesculapii chromosome 20, fDanAes4.1, whole genome shotgun sequence containing:
- the LOC130247398 gene encoding cAMP-dependent protein kinase inhibitor beta-like — its product is CGPVVSDFAATGRTGRRNALPDILGSTAGPGAADLPDKLAELTVGDDGEQGGESSSSTDPPKESTEGTKTEGS